DNA sequence from the Nicotiana tomentosiformis chromosome 3, ASM39032v3, whole genome shotgun sequence genome:
ATCGAGAACAAGGACTCACCGAaatgagagaggtatgccccattTACTATCCGCTCACAATTATTGCGTGTCACATATAGAGATCgtctacgccttggagaagctcggaccaaaggtAAAGTGGACACAAATGATGAGGTCAGACCCGAATACCAAAAAATCAAATGCCCTCTAGGAGTTCCATCACGAGCGAGGACACAAAACCGAAGATTGTATTGCCCTAAGACAGGAGGTCGTAAACATACTGcgacagggacacctcaaagaattgctgagcgatcggggaaggaccaactttgccaGGGGACGCGAACAACATTAAGGGTCGCCGAAGCCGCCCTCGCTAGTCCacaccatccacatgatcatcggtggtggGGACGATGCTTCCATCAAATAAcgtgaagttcaccacaacccacaagctcaaacagTCGATCACCcatgaatggtatgatgaactcgaagaaagtatcaccctcgataagtcagataccaatgGTTTGGCATTCCATCACTATTACGCTCTCGTTATTACTTTACAAATATTAGATACTGACGTAAGATGAATTATGGTAGATGATGGGAGCAAAGCGTgtattatccatccccgagtactcacacaaatgaaactcgaggacaagatagtacCACACTGCATCACACTGACAGGCTTTAACAATGCAATTGAACGAACATCCTACGAGATCACACTTCCCGTCCTGGCAGGCGGCGTCACTCTGGAGACCACTTTCCACATCATGGACTAGGACACGgcatacaacgccataatagggcgaccatggatacacaccatgagagtTATACCCCCCAGCTTGTACCAAGTTATCAAATTCCCTACTCCATGGGGCATATTCAGCATACGCGGGGAGCAACGCATATCCCAAGAGTGCTACCATATTGCCCTAGACTGCATGGCCACCCAACAAACAAGAGATAGAGAGAAAGAGGCATAGAaatcaacagggtcgaggtcggTAAGCGATGATAGCGGGGACATCATCAGAGACCCTAATATGGCCGATGCCACAGGATCGACCATAGAGGACCTCAACCCCGTTCAACTTGATAGCAACGGCCACatcaagaaagcttacatcggctgcaaacttcaAGAATCGGGTAAGTTACGTGAATTTTTAACTGCTAACACGGACTTGTTTacttttagccatgcagatatgccaggtatcccaaaggaGATCACCATACACAAATTAAACGTCGATCCACTCTACCCCCTGGTGAGGTAGGTTCGACGTAAGTTCAACTCCGCAATCAATGACGTAGTGCGCGAAGAAGTGGAAAAATTATTGGAAAACGGCTCCGTCAGAGAGTCGAagtacccccaatgggtcgccaacgtggtCATGGTGAAAAAAAAGAACGACAAGTGGAGTGTGTGTGTAGATTTCACCGACCTGAACAAAGCTTGCTCCAAGGATTCGTTTCTACTACCTCATATCGACCAGCTCAATGACACGATAGCCGGGCACGAGTTGCTAagtttcttggatgcctactcgggctacaacTAGATCTTTATGAAGgaagaggaccaggaaaagaccacCTTAGTCACCCACCAGGGGACatactgctacagggtcatgcctttCGGATTGAAAAATGCGggggcaacttaccaaaggttggtgacgaAGATGTTCAAAAAACAACTCTGAAAAATAATGGAGGTATACATCGacgacatgttggtcaagtccaaaaggaaagaagatcacatcgaccacttaAGAGAAGCATTCAACATACTCAGGCAATACGACATGAAACTGacccccgaaaaatgtgcattcggcgtGGCCTCAGGGAAAGTTTTGGGTTTCCTAGTGTCGCAGCAGggtatcgaggtcaatcccgaccaaatcaaggccatcgacaGGATACCAGTACACTTGACCACCAAAATGCAGGTCCAGAAGCTAACTGGCCGTAATGTCACTCTTTTGAGGTTCATCTCACGATCCTCCAATATGTTCCACAAGTTCTTCGGCGTACTCAAAAAGGAGAACGACCTCCAATGAACCCCTGAGTGCGTCCAAGTCGGGAAGGAGTTAAAGGTGTACTTGTCCTCACCACCGTTGCTCTCAAAACCGGAACCAGGACAACCTCTCCTCGTCTATCTCGTCGTGTTCGAAGTAGCTGTGAGCGCAGTTTtagtccaagaaaataaaggtatgcaatctcccaTATATTACATTAGCAAGACACTAGTCGGCGCCGAGACCAGATACCCCCATCTTGAAAAACTAGCTCTGGCCTTAATCGTAGTTTCACtaaagcttagaccgtatttccaaTGCCATCCCATCTCGGTCGTCATGACTTTCCCCTTAGGAAGCATTTTACAGAAACCCGAACTATCcagtagattggccaaatgggccatcgaactaagcGAACATGATATTACATATCGACCGCGAACGACGATAAAGTCTCAGGTCCTCGCCGACTTCAGTGCGCATATACTGCCCGGAGTCAAAAAGGAAGCCATCCATGCTTCTtcccaaacacaagacctctgggtcctatacGCTGACGGCGCATCTACCGCATCGGTGTTCcggactgggactcgtactcgaagtcccaacaggCGAAGTAATTCGCCAATCCATAAGGTGCCCgaacatgactaacaacgaggtcgagtatgaggtcGTAATTATAGGactaagactagcactcaaatacggggcGAAACAGCTAAGGTTGCACTGCGATTCTCAgctcgtggtcaaccaagtcatagggactttccaaatcaaggagcaaaggttacaaaaatacAAGACCGAAATCCACAAACTACTACCTgagttcgacgaatgtcagcTCGACCAGATTCCTCGAGCATAGAATATCGAGGCAgacggcctcgccaaattagcaGCAGCCACCAAAGACATTACAACCGAAGACCAAAATgtggtccacctcctcaactcgtcgATAGACCAAATAGaagtaagaaccataaacctgactTAGGACTGGCGCAACGGTATTATCACATATTTACAGGACGGTGTACTCCCCAATGATAAAAAAGAGGCCAAAAAGTTATGAATGCAAGCGGCCAAATACATCATCGTTCACAACGACCTGTACAAAAGGACATAAGGCGGCCCTCTAGCGAAATGTTTAGGCCCAAATCAGATGTGGCGCGTCCTTGAAGAAGTACACGAGGGCCACTATGGAGTTCACTCCGGCAATCGAGCTTTGGTTAGATGCCTCATACGAGCGGGGTGTTACTGGCCTACCATAAAAAAGGAGGCCGCAGACTTCGTAGAAAATGTGATCAATGCCAGAAATACGCCCCAACGATCCACCAGGCAGGCGAACACCTACACTTAGTAACTTCTCCTTagccgttcatcaaatggggaatggacatcatagGCCTCATCCCGGCGGgacgaggtaacgtacgatttctcttgattttaactgactatttctctaaatgagtagaagcaggagcattcgcccaaatacgcgaacatgatgtgatcgccttcatatggaaaaatatCATATGCCGTTACGGTCTCCCCAAAGAAATCAGTTACGATAACGGATCTCAATTTGCAGGAAAGAAGGTCGCCGAcatttttgaaaaatggcacatcaaaagaataTTGTCAACACCTTACCACCCCGTGGGTAACGGGCAAGcggagtcctccaacaagtcaatactgaacatcatgaagaagaagctCGAAGATGCCAAGGGACTGTGGCCAGAAATATTACCAGAAAAactctgggcctaccgaacaacgccaAAAACGAGCATAGGGAAAACGCCATACTCGTTAATCTATGGTACTGATGCAGTAATACTAGTCGGGGAGCCCAGCCTAAGATACTTCCCTAAAAGTGGACCCCAGAACGATGACAGTAGAAAGCAGAAACTCGAGGAAGTTGgggaacgaagagatatggcctacgtgagaacagtgttttaaaaggcggggGCGTGAGGCGAGACGTTTTACCCAACATGAgacgaggcgtaagccccgagacACGGGGCGTAAGTCACATGGATCTTTAATTTATAATTACTAAaataaacttaaaattatttttaaatataaaaattacataattattttagaaaattCATACAAATCACAAAAAATAGATAAGTATTGTAATTATATGAACtaacaataaaaaatatatactaaTAAATGAGATACATCTTAACAATAAGTCAATAATGTTCTGACCGAAATAACAATCCATATTCCAAACAAGATAAGCAAAAAGCGTCATTGATTAtttgtaaataaaaataaaaatgaaataaaatcaaactaGTCCATGGCAATGATCTGAAGTTCTGAACTATAAAGACAAACATTATAGATGCCTTtagaatatatattttaaaatatgagAGAGGATAACTTTCTAGTAGTTTAACAGTAAAGAAAATTTGGTGCAAACAAAAGAATTTGGCCAGAGATATATTGGTATCATTGTTAAGAGCACAAATGACATTGTCTATGGAGTATAACTATGGACGATTCTTCACTGTCTAACGAAAGTGGGGGTGGGGAAAGATTTGGGGTAAAACGAAAAGGAGTTTTAAAAATATAAGGGCAATTATCAAAATTATCCTTCAATTGGTTAAGTTCCATCAGGCGTGAGTCTTGGTTCTGAAACGAGTATTGCGCCTAACCGTGCGCCTCATCTCTTGGGGCATGCGCCCAAAGGATCTGCACCTCTCATTAACGCCCGGATGCGTTTTATGTACGCCCCGCCCCGATTCGCGCCCCAGGACTCGCCCCATAAACGCCCATAAAAACATTGCCTAAGAATGGTCTCGCAAAAGCAATAAGCAGAACGCTACTATAACAAAAGAGCAAAGATCAAGCCAATTAAAGTCGGGGTCTACGcgcttaaagctaaaacacaagcgaGCAAAGATGCACGGGAAGGCAAACTAGAAAACAACTGGGACGACCCCTACAAAATCACGACAACAGCAAGCAAATGGTCATAGCGattaccaaacaactagaacatTACACACcccaagtacttcaacttttaaaggatgaggtccccaaagtcgcactctttttccctcacccgagttttgtcccaattgggttttctcgagcAGGTTTTTAACAAGGCGATGACGGGGATACTTCAGGATTGAAGTACGCACAGACGAAGACACTGGATGACTAGTTCATTGCTCGATCTCTCACTATTTTTTCAGTtcaaccaatgaagggactagatagactggtaCTAAACTACCAGCCAGTGCCTggaaaatatgtaaatctctccaAGACAATGAACAAAGCACAAGTACATGAAGTTTATTTTTGTTATCCCTAGgcaaaggttacattcgacctcgttcgaattaacacctatttgGCCCACGGCCTTAACTAGTCAAAGGTTACATTCAaactcgttcgaattaacacctactcggcccacgGACTTaactaattaaaggttacattcgacctcgttcgaattaacacctactcgtCCCACTGCCTTAACTAATAAAAGGTTacattcaacctcgttcgaattaacacctactcgtCCCACTGCCTTAACTAATCAAAGGTTACAtacgacctcgttcgaattaacacctactcggcccacgTCCTTAACTAAtaaaaggttacattcgacctcgttcgaattaacacctactcgtCCCACGGCCTTAACTAATCAAAgattacattcgacctcgttcgaattaacacctactcgaCCCACAGCCTTAATTAATCAAAGGTTACATTCGGCCTTGTTCaaattaacacctactcggcccacgGACTTaactaattaaaggttacattcgacctcgtttgaattaacacctactcgaCCCACGGCCTTaactaattaaaggttacattcgacctcgttcgaattaacacctactcgtCCCACGGCCTTaactaattaaaggttacattcgacctcgttcgaattaacacctacttgGCCCACAGCTTTaactaattaaaggttacattcgacctagttctaattaacacctactcggcccacAACCTTAAcaaattaaaggttacattcgaccttgttcgaattaacacctactcacCCTACGTCCTTAACTAAtcaaaggttacattcgacctcgttcgaattaatacCTACTCGGCCTACGGCCTTaactaattaaaggttacattcgacctcgttcgaattaacgcCTAACTCGGCCCATGGCCTGAACTAAATAAAGGTTCATTCAGCCCCGTTCGAATTAAACATGTGACACGTTCGACCTTATTCGAACCAActactggccctcggccataatcgaACCTAGACTACTCGAACAAATCTATTACGACGAAGGCCACCaagcaacaaaatcaaaaaagtgTACAAGCccgaaaaaataaaaagaatcagGTACGAATGACAGAACTGACATTTCAtacttaaaatatttttctacaaaGGCTCGAATACACGCTCGCAAAAAATACACACAAGCCTGCGGCTaaacaaaaaagaaggaaaaacaacTAAACACCGCCCGACCAAAAAGCACCACCAGCTTGATCACACCCAAGCCATCTCCACCTACCTCTTCTCCATCACCATCGCCAGCGGGATACTCATCCTCGTACCAGGCATCCTGTTCAATTCGATCCACGACCGCCCCCTCATCATCACCGGCTTCCGGTGTAGCGGGGTCATTGCCACAAGCAAACCGAGCTTCACGTGCCTTAGCACGAGCATCCTCGAAGTCTGCTTCCGAAATAGCCCCCGCCCTCATCAAGTCCCTGAATATATCCAATTGAGCCTCGGTGTAAATCCATTCCTCGTACAAATCCCGTGGAATATCAGGAAAAGCAGAATCATGAGAGGAGGACGGTTGAGCTAATAACTACGCCTTCTCGTTCTCAAAAGCAGCAACTCGATCACTAAGGCCTTAAGCCTCTTTTTCCAGCTCCCCTATCCGCTCATAAAGCCGCTCCTCTCTAAGTCTGGCCATCTCCAAAGCACTCTCCCGCTCTGAACAAAGAACGTGGATCCCGATCTCTAAAGCCTATGTTATCCTTGCAACCGATAGATGGTCCATCTACACCTTCTCTAAACCAACTACCTTCTCAGCGACCTCGCCACTCAGAGCGACCATTTTGAGTTAACACTCCTCGAGCTCGGCGCGCAATGAGACCACTTAGGCTTGA
Encoded proteins:
- the LOC138908168 gene encoding uncharacterized protein, giving the protein MADATGSTIEDLNPVQLDSNGHIKKAYIGCKLQESGKLREFLTANTDLFTFSHADMPEAGAFAQIREHDVIAFIWKNIICRYGLPKEISYDNGSQFAGKKVADIFEKWHIKRILSTPYHPVGNGQAESSNKSILNIMKKKLEDAKGLWPEILPEKLWAYRTTPKTSIGKTPYSLIYGTDAVILVGEPSLRYFPKSGPQNDDSRKQKLEEVGERRDMAYVRTVF